GTCGGTCTACAGCCTGCTCGGCCTGACGATCGGGAGTTTCCTCGCTTTCTGGCTCTCCCGGCGCTTTGGCCGCCCGTTCGTCGAGGAGGTCCTCGACTCCGACCTCCTCGACCGACTGGACGAGACCGTCGCCGGGCGCGGCATCTGGGGCTTCTTCATCGTCTTCCTCGTCCCCGGCCTCCCCGACGACGCGGTCTGCCTTCTAGGCGGCCTGACCGAGATCGACCTCTGGAAGCTCGTCCTCGTCGCGCTGGTCGGTCGCGCACCGAGTTACGTCCTCGTCAACGTCTCCGGGGCCAGCCTCGCCGACGAGAACGTCGTCCTCTCGCTCGCGATCGTCGGTCTCCTGCTCGCGGCGAGCCTCTGGGGCCTCCTCAATCGGGACCGGATCTTCGACCGGCTCGACGTCCGGTGACCGGTCAGTCCTCGCCCCGATCCCGGGTGTTGACGGCCACGACCGGGACCGGCGCGTGCCTGAGGACGCGTTCGGCGGTGCTGCCGAGGAGGTAGCGGTTGAGCCCGGTCCGCCCCTGGGTACCCATCGCTACCAGGTCGACGTCCGCGTCGTCCACGTAGTCCAGGATGCCGGAGGCCGGGTGGCCCTGCTGGACGGCGCTGACTGCGTCGAGGCCCGCGTCGCGGGCCCGGGTTGCGATCTCCTCGGTCGCCTTCTCACCGGCGGATTCGAGGTCGGTCAGGTACTCCGTCGGCGTCCTGACGCTGCCGGAGCCGACCCCGTCGCCGGCGTCGACGACGTGGAGGGCGTGGACCGTCGCGTCGGCGGTCTCCGCGATGGCGAGGCCGTGTTCGACGGCCGCCGTCGCCGACTCGCTCCCGTCGGTCGGGATCAGTACGTCGTCGTACCCGTCGTCGATCCGGCTTCGGTCCGTGTCGCGGACGGTCAGGACAGGCCGGTCGGCCCCGCGGACGACGCGTTCGGTGACGCTGCCCCAGGCGTAGCGGCGGACGCCGGTTCGACCGTGGGTCCCCATCGCGAGCAGGTCCGCGTCGTGCTCCCCGGCGTACTCGAGGATCGCTTCGGACGGGCGTCCCTCTACGACCGCCGTCCGGAGCCGATCGGTCGGGCCGATGGCCGCTTCCAGGTCCGCGATGGTCTCCCGGCCGTCCGCTCTGATGCGCTCCAGGAAGTCGTCGTCGACACCGCCGGCCGCGAACGGGCCCGCGGCCGACTCCAGGTCGACGACGGTGATCACGTGAACGGTTGCGTCGAACGCGTCCGCGAGGTACAGGGCGTGTTCGGCCGCTCTGACGGCGTGATCGCTGCCGTCGGTCGGCACGAGGATGGTGTCGTACATACGTCGGTCTCGGTCGACACTTGCACGCCGCGTCGCTTATAACCACGATACTGGATTCGGGGACGATGCCGACCCCCACCGACAGTGCCGAGGCGTGAGTAACCGAAGAACGAAGGGCGCCACCGACGAACTCGGAGGCATGGCAGCGACTCGACGCCTCGTCATCGACGTGTTGAAACCGCACGATCCGCCCCTCCTCGAGTTCACCGACCACCTCGCCGAACTGGAATCGGTCGAGGGAGCCACCGCGTCGCTGATCGAACTCGACCGTGAGGTCCAGAACGTGAAGGTCACCGTCGAGGGGGCGGATCTGCGGTTCGAGGCCGTCGAAGACGCGGTGGACGAGCTCGGGGGAACGATTCACTCCGTCGATCAGGTCGCCTGCGGCGACCGGGCGATCGAGGACCGACGCACGCTGCAGGACGGCTAAAGATGGCGGGGGCTCGCGAGGCGCTCGGCCGACTCCTCGGGAAGGAGGAGGTACTCTCCATCTCCCGCCGGTACTTCGTCTCGAACGGGTTCGACGGGACGCTGACCAGCATCGGCGTGATCGTCGGCGCGGTGCTCTCGGGGATCCCCGACGGGCTGACGGTGATCAAGATCGGCCTCGGCGCGGCCGTCGGACTGGGAACCTCGGCCGTCTGGAGCGTCTGGGAGATCGAACGCGCCGAGACCAGGGCCGAACTCAGGCGGATCGAGCGGGCGATGCTTACCGACCTGGACGACACGCGCATCGAGCGCCAGCAGCGGGGGGCGAGATTCGTCCACGCCACAGCGAGCGGACTGGGACCGCTGATCGGCGTCCTCGTTCCGCTGAGCCCGTTCCTGTTCGAGGGGACGGTCCTCACGATGGCGGAGGCGGGGGCGATCGCCGTCGCACTCGGGATCTCCGTCCTCGGCGTCTTCGGAGCCTACATGGGATCGATCTCCGGGCAGCGGTGGTACGTCGCCGCGGGGCGGATGGGGCTGGCGGGGCTCGTCGTCGCCCTCATCAACATCTTCCTGCCGGGGTGACCGACGGGAGCGGATGCCGGTTCCATCGAGTTTTCACTCGGAAGACGCCTCGCGTCCCGGATCGGCCAGTCCGGGCGGGAGGCCGGTGTGGCGAACGCCCGACCACTCGTCGATCCGGAACTCGTAGGCGAGCGTGGGTTCGGTCTCGCTGGCCGACTCGAACAGGTCCGGACGCCACTTGGGAGCCTCGGCCGCCGACAGGTCCGGCCGCTCCGAGTCCGGGAGCTTTCGGATCGTCCCGGAGAGGAGGACGCTCTCCCAGTTGAACGACGTCTCGGCGCTGAAGACCAGGAAGGTCGCCCCGTCGGCACGGTCGGCCAGGGTGGCCTTGCGACTTTCCTCGCCGACCACGAAGTAGAAGTAGAGGCGCGAGCCCCCGTCGAATCCGTACGACAGCGGGAGCAGGTAGGGGGCGCCGTCGTCGTTCAGGCCGAGCGTCCCCAGACTCTGACTCGAGAGGAACCCGGTCACTTCCTCGTCGGTCATCCGGTGCATCCCGTAGTCGCCGAGGTCGTCGACTGTCATGCTTTAATCCTGTACGGCACGGGCGTCCTTGACTGCATTTCACGGCTAGTGACGTGTCCGTGCGCTCTCCGGAGGGTTCCGTACCGGTCGATTGCGGGATGGCTAGCTCTCGGCGATCGCCTCGAAGGTGACCTGCCCCGCGTCGGGCGTCTCGTCGATCAGGACGGCGGCCTGGCCTTCGACGAGCCGTTCCCCGCCCTCGTCTACCACGTCGGTCGTGAGCTGGTACTTCTTCCGGCCGAGCGAGTCGACGATCTCGCAGACAGCGGTGAGTCGCTCCCCGATCTCCGCCGGTTCCAGAAACGTGAGGTCCTGGGAGAGGTAGATCGTCACGCCCGGGAGGCGCGCCAGCGCGGCGCTGATCAACCCGCTCACGAGCGTGCCGTGGACGATCCGTCGGCCGAACCTGGTCTCACGGGCGTAGGCGTCGTCGAGATGGAGTCTGTTCGTGTCGCCACTGGCGGCGGCGAACGTCCTGACGTCCTGTTCGTCGATCACCTTCGTGAACGTCACGCGATCGCCGACCGACGTCCCTCGGTCGGAGTGGCTCTCGGTCGTCACCGTCCAGTCGGGGTGGTCGTACGCGGTCTCGCGCCGGCACCGATAGCCGTGACCGCCGGGCTCCGCCCGGGTGAAGGCTCTGCGCTGGAGGACCTGGGGAACGTGCCGGAGCACGTCGTCCGTACTGACGAGGCCGACGAGCTCGTCGTCCTCAAGGACCACCAGTCGAGCGACGTCCGCGTCGAACATCCTCGCGACGGCGTCGCCGACGGTCGCGCTGGCGTCGACCGTGACCACGTCGCTCGACATGAACGCCGAGAGCGGCCGCGCTCCGGGGTCCGGATCCTCTCCCAGGAGGTGGACGAAGTCGTCGCTCGTGACGATCCCGACGACTTCGCCTTCGGCGACGACGACCAGGGAGCCGATCGACGCCTCGTAACACCTGCTCGCGCCGTCACTGGCGGCCAGGTCCGGCGGGGCCGTCTCGGCGGGGCTGCTCATCACGTCCTGCACGCGGATCGGGAAGGGCACGCCCCCGACCTCCACGCCGCGGGACATGAGCGTACCGTCCATCTGGATGCCCGTCTCGGGAAGCGACCCGACGGTCAGCGCCCCTGCGGCGCGACGGCCGTCGACCGTCGCTACGAAAACTCCACACACCGGAAGAGTTCTCGGAAACCGATGGGCTTTACGTACCATCCTTTCCATTGTAAGCATATGCAGGTAGCTGAGGTAACAGAGTTCGGTGAGAGCGACCAGCTGACGGTCACGGAGCGGGAGAAGCCGGAGCCGGGCAGCGGCGAGGTCCGGATCGAGGTGAAGGCCGCGGGGATCAACTTCGCGGACATCATGCAGCGCCGGGGCCACTACCAGGGCGGACCCGAGCCGCCGTACGTGCCCGGGATGGAGGTCGCCGGCGTCGTCGACGCCGTGGGCGATGGGGTCGGCCGCGAGGTCGGCGACGAGGTGATGGGCTTCGTCGAAGAGGGCGGCTACGCAGAGTACGCCATCGCCAACGCCGCGGGCCTGTTCGACCTGCCCGAGGGGATGTCCTACGAGGAGGGCGCGGGCTTCCCGGTCCAGTTCCTCACCGCCCACAACTGCCTCTTCGAGTGGGGCGACCTGACCGAGGACGAGCAGGTGCTGATCCACGCCGCCGCCGGCGGGGTCGGTACCGCGGCCGTCCAGCTCGCGAGCAACGCCGGCGCCGAGGTGTTCGGCACCGCCAGCACCGAGGAGAAGCTCTCGCTGGCGGAAGAACTGGGCTGTGATCACCCGATCCAGTACACCGAGGTGGACTTCGTCGAGCAGGTGAACGACGTCACGGACGGCGACGGCGTGGACCTCGTGCTCGACGGGATCGGGAGCGAGACGACCACGGAGAGCCTGAAGGCGCTGACCCACTTCGGCCGGATGGTCTCATTCGGCGCCGCATCGGGCGAACCGGGCCAGCCCAACAC
Above is a genomic segment from Halorientalis sp. LT38 containing:
- a CDS encoding CBS domain-containing protein, translated to MCGVFVATVDGRRAAGALTVGSLPETGIQMDGTLMSRGVEVGGVPFPIRVQDVMSSPAETAPPDLAASDGASRCYEASIGSLVVVAEGEVVGIVTSDDFVHLLGEDPDPGARPLSAFMSSDVVTVDASATVGDAVARMFDADVARLVVLEDDELVGLVSTDDVLRHVPQVLQRRAFTRAEPGGHGYRCRRETAYDHPDWTVTTESHSDRGTSVGDRVTFTKVIDEQDVRTFAAASGDTNRLHLDDAYARETRFGRRIVHGTLVSGLISAALARLPGVTIYLSQDLTFLEPAEIGERLTAVCEIVDSLGRKKYQLTTDVVDEGGERLVEGQAAVLIDETPDAGQVTFEAIAES
- a CDS encoding pyridoxamine 5'-phosphate oxidase family protein, with amino-acid sequence MTVDDLGDYGMHRMTDEEVTGFLSSQSLGTLGLNDDGAPYLLPLSYGFDGGSRLYFYFVVGEESRKATLADRADGATFLVFSAETSFNWESVLLSGTIRKLPDSERPDLSAAEAPKWRPDLFESASETEPTLAYEFRIDEWSGVRHTGLPPGLADPGREASSE
- a CDS encoding DUF211 domain-containing protein, whose translation is MAATRRLVIDVLKPHDPPLLEFTDHLAELESVEGATASLIELDREVQNVKVTVEGADLRFEAVEDAVDELGGTIHSVDQVACGDRAIEDRRTLQDG
- a CDS encoding TVP38/TMEM64 family protein, which encodes MWSAVTVFESRAARRRFLVTTVVALVCIAGLLFALRRVAPFLTDASAMREFVAGFGVFAPLVFVLIQIVQVVVAPIPGQLTGFVSGYLFGGFWGSVYSLLGLTIGSFLAFWLSRRFGRPFVEEVLDSDLLDRLDETVAGRGIWGFFIVFLVPGLPDDAVCLLGGLTEIDLWKLVLVALVGRAPSYVLVNVSGASLADENVVLSLAIVGLLLAASLWGLLNRDRIFDRLDVR
- a CDS encoding quinone oxidoreductase family protein, producing MQVAEVTEFGESDQLTVTEREKPEPGSGEVRIEVKAAGINFADIMQRRGHYQGGPEPPYVPGMEVAGVVDAVGDGVGREVGDEVMGFVEEGGYAEYAIANAAGLFDLPEGMSYEEGAGFPVQFLTAHNCLFEWGDLTEDEQVLIHAAAGGVGTAAVQLASNAGAEVFGTASTEEKLSLAEELGCDHPIQYTEVDFVEQVNDVTDGDGVDLVLDGIGSETTTESLKALTHFGRMVSFGAASGEPGQPNTADLLFNNHTVIGYHLGQAMYRDPGRVFQAVPKLTEQLASGDLEVIVGTNFDLEDAAEAHQYIEDRKSSGKVVLTP
- a CDS encoding VIT1/CCC1 transporter family protein, with translation MAGAREALGRLLGKEEVLSISRRYFVSNGFDGTLTSIGVIVGAVLSGIPDGLTVIKIGLGAAVGLGTSAVWSVWEIERAETRAELRRIERAMLTDLDDTRIERQQRGARFVHATASGLGPLIGVLVPLSPFLFEGTVLTMAEAGAIAVALGISVLGVFGAYMGSISGQRWYVAAGRMGLAGLVVALINIFLPG
- a CDS encoding universal stress protein; this encodes MYDTILVPTDGSDHAVRAAEHALYLADAFDATVHVITVVDLESAAGPFAAGGVDDDFLERIRADGRETIADLEAAIGPTDRLRTAVVEGRPSEAILEYAGEHDADLLAMGTHGRTGVRRYAWGSVTERVVRGADRPVLTVRDTDRSRIDDGYDDVLIPTDGSESATAAVEHGLAIAETADATVHALHVVDAGDGVGSGSVRTPTEYLTDLESAGEKATEEIATRARDAGLDAVSAVQQGHPASGILDYVDDADVDLVAMGTQGRTGLNRYLLGSTAERVLRHAPVPVVAVNTRDRGED